The Oceaniferula marina region ATGTCCCAGGTCCAGGCGCGGCCGCCGGGGATCCATTGGTTCGGATCGGTCTGGGCATCGGCGCTGTATTGATAGACGATGGTGCCATGTTGGCCGCTTGGGATATCATGAATGATGGGTGAATCACTCAGGGCTTTGATCACAGTGCCGTCGGTGTGGCGGATTTGACCTCCATGGATACGGGCGTGGTAGATTGAGTTGTTCTCATCCCTCGGGTGACCATCGGTATAAATGAAGTCGATGGCATTGGTGTTGTTTCCAGAATAGCGAACGTAGGGGCGGGTGCTGCCGTCACCGTTTTGGATGAGTACTTTGAGAGGTGTCCAATTGGTGCCGTTATCGCTGGAACTTGTCCAGTTAGGGTTCCATCCGGTGCCACGGGTGAAGGTGTAAAGCGTGTTGCTCTCTTCGCTCATGGCATAAGTGTTGGCATAGGAATGTTTGTAGTCGGTCCCGTGGGTTTGTTCGGTTCCCCAGTCGCTTAACTTGAGCGGGCTGTTGATGTCGGAAATACGGTAGAAGTAATGTTTGTCGGTGGAGTGGCGCGAGTACGAAGCAATCAGGTTGCCGTTCGGCAGTGCGTGCAGGGCGGGGTTGTTATGGTCGTCGCGTTCGGTGACGGAGCTGAGTTCGGCCTCGGAGTTGGTTCCGGTAGCGGGGTCGTGTCGGGTGACGGCGACCTTGCCGTTGCGTTTGACGTGGCCGACGTAGAGTTTGTCTTGGTGCCAGATGGCGCGCTCGTCATTGAACCAGGTCCAAACGCCGTCGCTGGTGATGAGTCCGGCTTCGGGTTCGGGGACAGTCACGGGAGTTCCATACGAGACGCCGTCGAACCAGCTGCGATTACTGGTGGTGGTTGCGTTGGTGTCGTCGATGTAGATTTGAATCTCTCCCGCAGCGTTGGCGTGGGTATTGGTGATGAATCCACGTAGTTGGTTACGGTTACTTCCGGAGACGCTGCTGAGTCCGAGGTTTTCGACGCCATTGGAGCTTGGTGTGAAGAGGTTGAGTGAGTCAGATGTCAGACCCGCTTGAAGTTGCCAGTTTGCATTGCTGGCACTTAAAAAATTGACGTAAACCGCGTATTCGGTGTTCGGGGTGAGACCGGTGATGGTGGTAACCAGCATGGCGGCATCGCCGTAACCGCCGGAAGCGCCATCTTTTTCATAGATGCCATTGTTGCCAGCGACGTCGAACCCAAAGCCTGCACGGAACCTCCAAAGCGCGTCACTTGTGGTGGCGGTAGTTGACCAAGGGTTAGGCGTTCCATCGATTGCCTGCGTATTGGAACTGTTGGCATCAACATAGGTTTGTGCGTTACCCGTGATGGGCAACAGTCCGAATAAGCTGAAGAACAAGGTAGTGGTTTTCATCGCAGGTTTACTGATTGTCTAAAAAAGGGTGCTGGCTATTCAGCCAACACCCTAGAGAAGAATGACTCGGTTTCAAGGTGCCTACTTGCGGCGGCGCAGAATGAGCGATAGTCCGCCAAGTCCAATAAGCGCAGCCGAGCTGGGCTCTGGCACGGTTTGGTAGCCTACGCCATCGTACCAGGTGCGGTCGTCGTTACCTGGGTTGTCATCGATGTAGATGGCAAGTTCGCCTGATCCATCAACAGCCACGTTGCCTAAATCAATCATAAAGAGGCGTCGGTTGCCCTCCTCGACCATGACGGTTCCTGCAAAGTCAGAAGCCTGTGTTTGTGTTCCTTCATTCCACAAATATTCGCTTGTGTTTCCGGATGCTAAGCCTGCGGCGAAGTCCCATTGGTTGTTGCCTGTAGGGTCATTCCCGTCAACCCATCCAGCAACCCAGTAGAAGGCGTATGCGTTGTATGTGCCGGCCGTGAGTCCAGAAATGGTGGTGCGTAGTTCAGGAGAATCTTCATCAGCTCTGGATGTGTAGATTTCGCCGCCATTGCCAAATACCGTACGGCTTCCCCAATGGCCATCGGTATCGGCTCCTCCTATGGGAGCGAAGGCTGAGCCATCTCCGAAGGTGGTGTTTGCCGTTGTGGCATCTACGTAAGTGATCGCAGCGTGGCCCGTGGTTGCCGAGAGAGCAGCCGCGAGTAGGCTTGATGTTATGGTCTTTTTCATATTGTTGTATAGGTTGGATTAAGGGTTCTGCTGTTTTGCCAGACAGGCTGAATGGCCATGAGAACAGCTGAAGCTTACAATGAACGTATTGGTTGATATAGTGTGAATGCGACATGTTGATTGACAAATTGGCTTTAAATTGGTATTTTTGCGGCATGATGGACGATTTTAGGCATTTGTTCCCCAACGGCAGTTGTGATCCGGGCATCATTGGTCCGGCGTATCACTTGCTTGAAAAGATGAGTGGTATCCGATTTGTGCTGAAGGATCTGGAGGGACGTTATCTTTACGTGAACCGTTGTTGGTTGGAGACCAATGGACTGAAAGAATTGGGCCAGGTCGTAGGTAAAACGGCGGCTGATTTATTCCCGGTTTGGCGGGCCGGGCGTTATCTTCGTGAGGATCAACGTGTGATCACGGAAGGGATGATTTACGACTACGAAGAGTTTTTACTCAACTCGGATGGTGAGCTTGAGCGGTGGCGGACGGTGAAAGCTCCCTGGATGGAAGAGGATGTCATCCGTGGCTATGTTAATATCGGAACCCGACTGGATTCCTTGGAGATTGAGCAGCGGAGTGATGAGATTCCAGATATTATCCGGATGGTAGCGAGCCGCGCTTGTGAACCGATCAGCATCGAGGAAATGGCCAAGGAATTCAATGTTTCAAAGCGAACGCTGGAGCGGAAGTTCAAGGAAGAGATGCAAGAAACGCTTGGCTCGTTCAGGCTCAAATGTCGAACCTTGCGAGCGAAGCGCATGTTGCGCGAGGGCAAGACGGCCGCAGATGTGGCTACGGCATGTGGGTTTTGCGATCAGAGCCATTTTTCCAAGGTGTTTAAAAAACAAATGGGTCAGAGCCCCAAGGCGTATCAATTATCTTTGTCACGAAAACGCAAGGAAGAGTGACATCGCGCGCTATTCAGGAAGGGGTGGCAGTTTGCCATTTTGGGCATCGATCATTTCTTGTGGCAGCGGCAACGTCTTCCAATCGAAGTTTTTCCAGCCGGATTTTTGGGCAATCTTTTGGATGCTGGATTCGGCATCATCATATCCAGCACGGATAGCGACAGCGAACCATTGGCAGGCAAGCCGAGGGTCTTTTTTGACGCCATTGCC contains the following coding sequences:
- a CDS encoding BNR-4 repeat-containing protein; amino-acid sequence: MKTTTLFFSLFGLLPITGNAQTYVDANSSNTQAIDGTPNPWSTTATTSDALWRFRAGFGFDVAGNNGIYEKDGASGGYGDAAMLVTTITGLTPNTEYAVYVNFLSASNANWQLQAGLTSDSLNLFTPSSNGVENLGLSSVSGSNRNQLRGFITNTHANAAGEIQIYIDDTNATTTSNRSWFDGVSYGTPVTVPEPEAGLITSDGVWTWFNDERAIWHQDKLYVGHVKRNGKVAVTRHDPATGTNSEAELSSVTERDDHNNPALHALPNGNLIASYSRHSTDKHYFYRISDINSPLKLSDWGTEQTHGTDYKHSYANTYAMSEESNTLYTFTRGTGWNPNWTSSSDNGTNWTPLKVLIQNGDGSTRPYVRYSGNNTNAIDFIYTDGHPRDENNSIYHARIHGGQIRHTDGTVIKALSDSPIIHDIPSGQHGTIVYQYSADAQTDPNQWIPGGRAWTWDIQQQKNNDPVITFTVQKDNVTGSGWQHDRIYYYYARWTGTEWQKRFIAHAGRPLYEREDDYAGGICIDPERPNVVYISSNAASPFDLSSTTNVPLNADSRYELWKGTTTDGGLSFSWESVTQNSSEDNIRPFVPKNHQRSESLLWLKGIYSTYTNYNTRILSKIGDKQTSYLDWKTQNNISGSPDDDDNHSGLSNLLEYYIHTSKHQEPHQLLTTSNRDVILPSHPESHSLISILETSTNLIDWTEVAASIYGSPYTLISSQSSNFQLDKNSKTLTLIDQNDSTKRFYHLNIQLLE
- a CDS encoding helix-turn-helix domain-containing protein, yielding MMDDFRHLFPNGSCDPGIIGPAYHLLEKMSGIRFVLKDLEGRYLYVNRCWLETNGLKELGQVVGKTAADLFPVWRAGRYLREDQRVITEGMIYDYEEFLLNSDGELERWRTVKAPWMEEDVIRGYVNIGTRLDSLEIEQRSDEIPDIIRMVASRACEPISIEEMAKEFNVSKRTLERKFKEEMQETLGSFRLKCRTLRAKRMLREGKTAADVATACGFCDQSHFSKVFKKQMGQSPKAYQLSLSRKRKEE
- a CDS encoding PEP-CTERM sorting domain-containing protein, with the protein product MKKTITSSLLAAALSATTGHAAITYVDATTANTTFGDGSAFAPIGGADTDGHWGSRTVFGNGGEIYTSRADEDSPELRTTISGLTAGTYNAYAFYWVAGWVDGNDPTGNNQWDFAAGLASGNTSEYLWNEGTQTQASDFAGTVMVEEGNRRLFMIDLGNVAVDGSGELAIYIDDNPGNDDRTWYDGVGYQTVPEPSSAALIGLGGLSLILRRRK